A section of the Pseudomonas fluorescens genome encodes:
- a CDS encoding peptidylprolyl isomerase: MTQVKLSTNHGDIVIELNTEKAPTTVANFIEYVNAGHYENTVFHRVIGNFMIQGGGFEPGMKEKKDKRPSIQNEADNGLSNDKYTVAMARTMEPHSASAQFFINVADNAFLNHSAKTVQGWGYAVFGKVTEGQDIVDKIKGVQTTGKAGHQDVPVEDVIIEKAEIIA; encoded by the coding sequence ATGACTCAAGTCAAACTCAGCACCAATCACGGTGACATCGTCATCGAGCTGAACACCGAGAAAGCGCCGACCACCGTCGCCAACTTCATCGAATACGTTAACGCCGGCCACTACGAAAACACTGTTTTCCACCGTGTCATCGGCAACTTCATGATCCAGGGCGGCGGTTTCGAGCCTGGCATGAAAGAAAAGAAAGACAAGCGTCCAAGCATCCAGAACGAAGCGGACAACGGCCTTTCCAACGACAAGTACACCGTCGCCATGGCCCGTACCATGGAGCCGCATTCGGCCTCCGCGCAGTTCTTCATCAACGTGGCCGACAACGCCTTCCTGAACCATAGCGCCAAGACCGTGCAGGGTTGGGGCTACGCGGTGTTCGGCAAAGTGACCGAAGGCCAGGACATCGTCGACAAGATCAAAGGCGTGCAGACCACCGGTAAAGCCGGGCACCAGGACGTTCCGGTAGAAGACGTGATCATCGAGAAAGCCGAGATCATTGCGTGA
- the lpxH gene encoding UDP-2,3-diacylglucosamine diphosphatase yields the protein MILLISDLHLEEERPDITRAFLDLLHGRARGAQALYILGDFFEAWIGDDGMTPFQRSICEALRELSESGTQLFLMHGNRDFLIGKAFCKAAGATLLKDPTVVQLYGEPVLLMHGDSLCTRDLGYMKLRRILRNPIVLFILRHLPLRTRHKLARKLRSESRAQVRMKANDIVDVTPEEVPRVMQAFGVRTLVHGHTHRPAIHKLQIGEQAAKRIVLGDWDKQGWALQVDEQGFQLAAFDFVNPQLALPGA from the coding sequence GTGATATTGCTGATTTCAGACTTGCATCTGGAAGAGGAGCGCCCGGATATTACCCGGGCGTTTCTGGATTTACTGCACGGTCGCGCCCGTGGTGCGCAAGCGTTGTACATCCTGGGAGACTTTTTCGAAGCCTGGATTGGCGACGATGGCATGACCCCGTTCCAGCGTTCGATTTGCGAAGCACTGCGTGAGCTGAGCGAGAGTGGCACCCAACTATTCCTGATGCACGGCAACCGGGATTTCCTGATCGGCAAGGCCTTCTGCAAAGCTGCAGGGGCGACCTTGCTCAAGGACCCCACCGTCGTGCAGTTGTATGGCGAGCCCGTGCTGTTGATGCACGGCGACAGCCTGTGTACCCGCGACCTCGGCTATATGAAGCTGCGGCGCATCCTGCGTAACCCCATCGTGCTGTTTATCCTGCGTCACCTGCCCTTGCGCACCCGCCATAAACTGGCGCGCAAGCTGCGCAGTGAAAGCCGGGCGCAGGTGCGCATGAAGGCCAACGATATTGTCGATGTGACGCCCGAGGAAGTACCACGGGTGATGCAGGCCTTCGGCGTGCGCACCCTGGTCCATGGCCACACCCACCGCCCGGCCATTCACAAGTTGCAGATTGGCGAACAGGCGGCCAAGCGCATTGTGCTGGGCGATTGGGACAAGCAAGGCTGGGCGCTGCAAGTGGATGAGCAAGGTTTCCAGCTGGCGGCGTTTGACTTCGTCAACCCGCAGTTGGCGTTGCCTGGCGCCTGA
- a CDS encoding DHA2 family efflux MFS transporter permease subunit, translating to MSNNASFTPPSLLMATIGLSLATFMQVLDTTIANVALPTISGNLGVSSEQGTWVITSFAVSNAIALPLTGWLSRRFGEVKLFLWATLLFVLASFLCGVSTSMPELIGFRVLQGLVAGPLYPMTQTLLIAVYPPARRGMALALLAMVTVVAPIAGPILGGWITDSYSWPWIFFINVPIGIFAVMVVRSQLKKRPVVTSHQPMDYVGLLSLIVGVGALQVILDKGNDLDWFESNFIIIGAAISVVALAVFVIWEMTDKHPVVNLRLFAHRNFRIGTLVLVLGYAGFFGINLILPQWLQTQMGYTATWAGLAVAPIGILPVLMSPFVGKYAHRFDLRLLAGLAFLAIGLSCFMRAGFTNQVDFQHIAMVQLFMGIGVALFFMPTLSILMSDLPPHQIADGAGLATFLRTLGGSFAASLTTWIWIRRADQHHAYMSESMSVYDSATRDALNALGGAGHKAYAQLDQVLTSQAYMMSTVDYFTLLGWMFMGLILLVWLAKPPFTAKAGPAASGH from the coding sequence ATGAGCAATAACGCCTCCTTCACGCCGCCGAGCTTGCTGATGGCCACCATTGGCCTGTCCCTGGCGACTTTTATGCAGGTGCTCGACACCACCATCGCCAATGTGGCGCTGCCGACCATCTCCGGCAACCTGGGGGTGAGTTCGGAGCAGGGGACCTGGGTCATCACCTCATTTGCCGTAAGCAATGCCATCGCGCTGCCGCTGACCGGTTGGTTGAGCCGGCGCTTTGGCGAAGTGAAGCTGTTTTTATGGGCCACCCTGCTGTTTGTGCTGGCCTCGTTCCTGTGTGGCGTGTCTACCTCGATGCCCGAGCTGATCGGTTTTCGGGTGCTGCAAGGCTTGGTAGCAGGGCCCTTGTACCCGATGACCCAGACGCTGCTGATCGCCGTCTATCCGCCTGCCCGGCGCGGCATGGCCCTGGCATTGCTGGCGATGGTGACGGTGGTCGCGCCGATTGCGGGTCCGATTCTTGGCGGCTGGATTACCGACAGTTACAGCTGGCCGTGGATCTTCTTTATCAACGTGCCCATCGGGATCTTTGCGGTGATGGTGGTGCGTTCGCAGCTCAAGAAGCGACCGGTGGTGACCAGCCATCAGCCGATGGATTATGTCGGCCTGTTGAGCCTGATCGTCGGGGTCGGTGCCTTGCAGGTCATTCTCGATAAGGGCAATGACCTGGACTGGTTCGAGTCCAATTTCATCATCATCGGTGCGGCCATCTCAGTGGTCGCCCTGGCGGTGTTCGTGATCTGGGAAATGACCGACAAACATCCGGTGGTCAACCTGCGCCTGTTTGCCCACCGCAATTTCCGCATCGGCACCCTTGTGCTGGTGCTGGGCTACGCCGGGTTCTTCGGTATCAACCTGATCCTGCCGCAATGGCTACAGACACAGATGGGCTACACCGCCACCTGGGCCGGGTTGGCCGTGGCGCCGATCGGCATCCTGCCGGTGCTGATGTCGCCCTTTGTCGGCAAGTACGCACACAGGTTCGACTTGAGGCTGCTGGCCGGCCTGGCGTTCCTGGCGATTGGCCTGAGCTGCTTTATGCGTGCCGGCTTTACCAATCAAGTGGACTTCCAGCATATCGCCATGGTGCAACTGTTCATGGGTATCGGCGTAGCGCTGTTCTTTATGCCGACCTTGAGCATCCTGATGTCCGACCTGCCGCCACACCAGATTGCCGACGGTGCGGGCCTGGCAACCTTCCTGCGGACCCTGGGCGGCAGCTTTGCGGCATCGCTGACCACTTGGATCTGGATTCGCCGGGCTGACCAGCACCATGCCTACATGAGCGAGAGCATGAGTGTGTACGACTCGGCCACCCGTGATGCACTGAACGCCCTGGGTGGCGCCGGCCACAAGGCTTATGCGCAACTGGACCAGGTTCTCACCAGCCAGGCGTACATGATGTCTACCGTGGACTACTTCACGTTGCTGGGGTGGATGTTCATGGGCTTGATCCTGCTGGTGTGGCTGGCCAAGCCACCGTTTACGGCGAAGGCGGGGCCGGCAGCGTCGGGTCACTGA
- a CDS encoding efflux RND transporter periplasmic adaptor subunit — protein MATAQANNTAQSEPSDSNPRKRKVMLLGLTLIVVLCIVGVWGWYQLYGRWSESTDDAYVNGNVVEITPLVTGTVVSIGADDGDLVHEGQVLINFDPNDAAVGLQSAQANLARTVRQVRGLYSNVDGMKAQVQAQKAQVQTAQDNFNRRRILAQGGAISLEELSHARDALSAASNSLANLQQQLNTSTALVDDTVISSHPDVQAAAAQLRQAYLTNARSTLIAPVTGYVAKRTVQLGQRVEPGTALMAVIPLDQLWIDANFKETQLRQMRIGQPVDIEADIYGSDVKYSGTVDSLGAGTGSAFALLPAQNATGNWIKIVQRVPVRIHINAQELAQHPLRVGLSTQVDVNLHDQSGPVLAQQPPQKASFSTNVYDRQLAEADAMITQLIHDNSVATPKAAQR, from the coding sequence ATGGCGACTGCCCAAGCAAACAACACCGCTCAATCCGAACCCAGCGACAGTAACCCGCGCAAACGCAAAGTCATGTTGTTGGGCCTGACGCTGATCGTCGTGCTCTGCATCGTGGGCGTCTGGGGCTGGTACCAGTTGTATGGCCGCTGGAGCGAAAGCACCGATGATGCCTACGTCAACGGCAATGTCGTGGAAATCACCCCGTTGGTCACCGGCACCGTGGTCAGCATTGGTGCCGACGATGGCGACCTGGTTCACGAAGGCCAGGTGCTGATCAATTTTGACCCCAACGACGCAGCTGTCGGCCTGCAAAGTGCCCAGGCCAACCTGGCACGCACGGTGCGCCAGGTGCGCGGCTTGTACAGCAATGTAGATGGCATGAAAGCCCAGGTGCAGGCGCAAAAAGCCCAGGTGCAAACCGCCCAGGACAACTTCAACCGCCGCCGGATCCTCGCACAGGGTGGCGCGATTTCCCTCGAAGAGCTGTCCCATGCCCGCGACGCCCTGAGCGCGGCGAGCAATTCACTGGCCAACCTGCAACAGCAGCTCAATACCTCCACCGCGTTGGTGGATGACACGGTGATTTCGTCTCACCCCGATGTGCAGGCAGCGGCTGCGCAACTGCGCCAGGCCTACCTGACCAATGCGCGCAGCACCCTGATCGCCCCCGTCACCGGCTATGTGGCCAAGCGCACCGTGCAACTGGGCCAGCGGGTCGAACCGGGTACCGCGTTGATGGCGGTGATTCCCCTGGACCAACTGTGGATCGACGCCAACTTCAAGGAAACCCAACTGCGCCAGATGCGCATTGGCCAGCCGGTGGATATCGAGGCTGATATCTACGGCAGCGACGTGAAGTACAGCGGCACCGTCGACAGCCTCGGTGCTGGCACCGGTAGCGCATTTGCCTTGCTGCCGGCGCAGAACGCCACGGGCAACTGGATCAAGATCGTGCAACGGGTGCCGGTACGCATCCATATCAATGCCCAGGAGTTGGCCCAGCACCCGTTGCGGGTGGGCTTGTCGACCCAGGTGGACGTCAACCTGCACGACCAGAGCGGCCCGGTGCTGGCGCAACAACCGCCGCAAAAAGCTTCGTTCAGCACCAATGTGTATGACCGCCAGTTGGCCGAGGCCGACGCGATGATCACCCAGTTGATCCATGACAACAGCGTGGCCACGCCCAAGGCAGCACAACGCTGA
- a CDS encoding MarR family winged helix-turn-helix transcriptional regulator has product MEHFTPENFHTCHLGLLLGRAAILKDRIIDTHMEPHGITAAQFKVLIIMAQFGVDTPAELCRNLSLDSGSMTRMLDRLEQKDLLARKRSEQDRRQVQLVLTDEGQRLADMLPQIGAQALNQLAGVLEPGELQALENILKKILIAAGDPITLQRVGRTD; this is encoded by the coding sequence ATGGAACACTTCACCCCGGAAAACTTCCACACCTGCCATCTCGGGTTGTTGCTCGGGCGCGCCGCGATTCTCAAGGACCGCATCATCGACACCCATATGGAACCCCACGGCATCACTGCCGCGCAGTTCAAGGTGTTGATCATCATGGCCCAGTTCGGCGTCGATACCCCGGCAGAGCTATGCCGCAACCTGTCCCTGGACAGCGGTTCGATGACCCGCATGCTCGACCGCCTGGAGCAAAAAGACCTGCTGGCGCGCAAGCGCTCCGAACAGGATCGGCGCCAGGTGCAGTTGGTGCTGACCGACGAGGGCCAGCGCCTGGCGGACATGTTGCCGCAGATCGGCGCCCAGGCCCTGAACCAACTGGCGGGCGTACTGGAACCGGGGGAGTTGCAGGCACTGGAAAACATCCTGAAAAAAATCCTGATTGCTGCGGGTGATCCCATCACGCTCCAGCGAGTAGGGCGCACTGATTAA
- a CDS encoding translocation/assembly module TamB domain-containing protein: MKRGLKIAGLSVVAVAALVPLAVWSVLGTQTGSRWALGQVAGLTVDNFQGRLGGQWSADHLLWQQDSSRVALSAPKFDWSPACLLRMTLCIQRLDVEQVSLQFPPSTEESSGPITLPELDLPVAIELGDVRVGSLLFNGSEELQGLQLAARWTGEGMKIDTVHLQRDGLVLDLSGLLQPTGDWPLTATGNLSLPYAPGGAPWAVALNVTGDLLKTLKLDADSTGYLPAKLSGELQPLVENLPAQLHITADGFKPAADLPDTLQLNQLDLTASGDLGKGYQLLGKAVLPAEKGPVDLLLQGRVDAKGAQVAGLELTAGDKQSLKLSAQLDWQQGFSADAKIDWLDFPWHRLYPVIDEPQVVLRTFNGEVSYKDGNYLGNLKADLDGPAGQFSLVTPLSGDLTQVFLPELKLVAGQGKAEGHLNLQFADGIAWDTALDLSAINPAYWVAELPGTLAGPLRSQGEMKNQQLKLNADLDLKGRLRGQPAVLAAKAEGAGEQWTLANLDIRLGDNRINGSGSLQQRLAGQIDIKLAHLAQLWPQLRGQINGRLDVAGTLQAPQGKLDLKGQQLAFEDNRLQALSLDAALDSAQRAKIDLKGSGIQAGDTQVGTLTASAQGDIKNQKVQLDLMGPLVKLALALDGTLDKGNWRGRLASGDVQAGGQDWKLQAPAKIERLADGRLTFAAHCWVSGPASLCGEDQRLMPDPKLRYHLKQFPIDSLAQWLPKDFAWQGKLNADIQLDLPASGPKGLVAVDASGGLLRVKDKDQWLDFPYDTLKLETTLNPTRIDTQLNFRGGKLGELLLQTQINPLAKNKPISGNFSLTGLDLAVARPFVPMVEKLSGKLNGSGRISGGLLAPQVNGNVNLIAGEVSGPELPISLEGLNVQALIAGESVQLNGGWRSGKAGQGSLKGQIDWGRALVVDLSLQGSQLPVTVEPYAKLEVAPDLKITLKDDKLAIAGNVHIPRGDITVRELPPSTVKVSDDTVIVGSQTEEGKPPMAMAMDINVVVGEDQLNFAGFGLTAKVQGRVHIGDNLDTRGELWLNDGRYRAYGQKLDVRRARLLFAGPLDQPYLDIEAIRKTDDVIAGIRLSGSAEQPTTQIFSEPAMSQEQALSYLVLGRPLSTTGEDNNMLAQAALGLGLMGSAGVTSDIAKNLGIQDFELDTQGSGTNTAVVASGKITEKLSLRYGVGVFEPASTIALRYLLSKRVYLEVASGVASSLDIFYKRDF; this comes from the coding sequence GTGAAACGTGGTTTGAAAATAGCGGGCTTGAGCGTGGTAGCGGTCGCCGCCTTAGTGCCACTGGCCGTATGGAGCGTACTGGGTACGCAAACCGGCAGTCGCTGGGCCCTCGGCCAGGTTGCGGGTTTGACCGTGGACAACTTCCAGGGCCGCCTGGGCGGGCAATGGAGCGCCGATCATCTGCTGTGGCAACAAGACAGCAGCCGTGTGGCGCTGAGTGCACCGAAATTCGACTGGTCGCCAGCGTGTCTGCTGCGCATGACCCTGTGCATCCAGCGACTGGACGTGGAGCAGGTCAGCCTGCAGTTCCCACCCAGCACCGAAGAAAGCAGCGGGCCGATTACCTTGCCTGAGCTGGACCTGCCCGTGGCCATCGAGCTGGGCGACGTGCGCGTCGGCAGCTTGCTGTTCAACGGCAGCGAAGAACTCCAGGGCCTGCAACTGGCGGCACGCTGGACCGGCGAAGGAATGAAGATCGATACGGTGCACCTGCAACGCGATGGCCTGGTGCTGGACCTCAGCGGCTTGCTGCAACCTACCGGCGACTGGCCGTTGACGGCGACCGGCAACCTGAGCCTGCCCTACGCCCCGGGTGGTGCGCCATGGGCCGTGGCGCTGAATGTTACGGGTGACTTGCTCAAGACGCTCAAGCTCGACGCCGACAGCACCGGCTACCTGCCCGCCAAACTCAGCGGCGAACTGCAACCTTTGGTCGAGAACCTGCCAGCACAACTGCATATCACCGCCGATGGCTTCAAACCCGCCGCCGACCTGCCGGATACTTTGCAGCTCAACCAACTGGACCTGACGGCCAGCGGCGACCTGGGCAAGGGTTATCAGTTGCTGGGCAAAGCCGTTTTGCCAGCGGAAAAAGGCCCGGTTGACCTGTTGCTGCAAGGCCGGGTCGACGCCAAGGGGGCGCAGGTCGCCGGCCTGGAGCTGACCGCCGGGGACAAGCAAAGCCTCAAGCTCAGTGCCCAGCTGGATTGGCAACAGGGTTTCAGCGCGGACGCAAAGATCGACTGGCTGGACTTTCCCTGGCATCGCCTCTATCCGGTGATTGACGAGCCGCAAGTGGTGTTGCGCACCTTCAACGGCGAAGTCTCCTACAAGGACGGCAACTACCTGGGCAATCTCAAGGCCGACCTCGATGGCCCGGCCGGCCAGTTCAGCCTGGTCACGCCATTGAGCGGCGACCTGACCCAGGTGTTCCTGCCGGAACTGAAGCTGGTCGCCGGCCAGGGTAAGGCCGAAGGCCACCTGAACCTGCAATTTGCCGATGGCATCGCCTGGGATACGGCGCTGGACTTGTCGGCGATCAACCCGGCGTACTGGGTCGCGGAACTGCCGGGCACGCTCGCCGGGCCGCTGCGCAGCCAGGGTGAAATGAAAAACCAGCAACTCAAGCTCAATGCGGACCTCGACCTCAAGGGCCGCCTGCGCGGCCAGCCCGCGGTGCTGGCCGCCAAGGCCGAAGGCGCGGGCGAGCAGTGGACCCTGGCCAATCTGGATATCCGCCTGGGTGACAACCGCATCAACGGCAGTGGCAGCCTGCAGCAACGCCTGGCCGGGCAGATCGACATCAAGCTCGCACACCTGGCACAGCTGTGGCCGCAGTTGCGTGGGCAGATCAATGGCCGGCTCGATGTGGCCGGTACGTTGCAGGCGCCCCAAGGCAAGCTCGACCTCAAGGGGCAGCAACTGGCGTTTGAAGATAACCGCCTGCAAGCCCTCAGCCTGGACGCGGCGCTTGATAGCGCACAACGGGCGAAGATCGACCTCAAGGGCAGCGGCATCCAGGCCGGCGACACCCAGGTCGGCACCCTGACCGCCAGCGCCCAGGGCGATATCAAAAACCAGAAAGTCCAACTGGACCTGATGGGCCCCCTGGTCAAACTGGCCCTGGCCCTGGACGGCACCCTCGACAAAGGCAACTGGCGTGGGCGCCTGGCCAGTGGCGACGTACAGGCCGGTGGCCAGGACTGGAAACTGCAGGCTCCGGCGAAAATCGAGCGCCTGGCCGACGGCAGGCTGACTTTCGCCGCCCATTGCTGGGTTTCCGGCCCCGCCAGCCTGTGTGGCGAAGACCAGCGGCTGATGCCCGATCCCAAGCTGCGTTACCACCTCAAGCAGTTCCCTATCGACAGCCTGGCGCAATGGCTGCCCAAGGATTTTGCCTGGCAGGGCAAGCTCAATGCCGATATCCAGCTCGACCTGCCGGCTAGCGGCCCCAAGGGCCTGGTCGCGGTGGATGCCAGTGGCGGCCTGCTGCGGGTCAAGGATAAGGACCAGTGGCTGGATTTCCCCTACGACACCCTCAAGCTGGAAACCACACTCAACCCCACGCGCATCGATACCCAGCTGAATTTTCGCGGCGGCAAGCTCGGTGAGTTGCTGCTACAGACACAGATCAACCCCTTGGCGAAAAACAAGCCGATCTCCGGCAACTTCAGCCTCACCGGCCTGGACCTGGCGGTCGCGCGGCCGTTTGTGCCGATGGTGGAAAAACTCAGTGGCAAGCTCAATGGCAGCGGGCGGATCTCCGGCGGGTTGCTGGCGCCCCAGGTCAACGGCAACGTCAACCTGATCGCCGGCGAGGTTTCCGGGCCTGAGCTGCCCATCAGCCTTGAAGGCCTGAACGTGCAGGCACTGATTGCCGGTGAAAGCGTACAGCTCAATGGCGGCTGGCGCAGTGGCAAGGCCGGCCAGGGCAGCCTCAAGGGGCAGATCGACTGGGGGCGTGCCCTGGTCGTTGACCTCAGCCTGCAGGGTTCACAGTTACCGGTGACGGTCGAACCCTACGCCAAGCTGGAAGTGGCGCCTGACCTGAAGATCACCCTCAAGGACGACAAGTTGGCGATTGCCGGCAACGTCCACATCCCGCGCGGCGATATCACCGTGCGCGAGCTGCCGCCGTCGACGGTCAAAGTCTCGGATGACACGGTGATCGTCGGCAGCCAGACCGAAGAGGGCAAGCCGCCGATGGCCATGGCCATGGATATCAACGTGGTTGTGGGCGAGGACCAGCTCAACTTTGCCGGCTTCGGCCTGACGGCCAAGGTCCAGGGCCGGGTGCATATCGGCGACAACCTGGACACCCGTGGCGAGCTCTGGCTCAACGATGGCCGCTACCGTGCCTACGGCCAGAAACTCGACGTGCGCCGTGCGCGCCTGCTGTTCGCCGGGCCACTCGACCAGCCGTATCTGGATATTGAAGCCATCCGCAAGACCGACGACGTGATCGCCGGTATCCGCCTGAGCGGCAGCGCCGAACAGCCGACCACGCAAATCTTCTCGGAACCGGCCATGAGCCAGGAGCAGGCGCTGTCCTACCTGGTGCTGGGGCGTCCGTTGAGCACCACCGGCGAAGACAACAACATGCTGGCGCAAGCGGCGCTGGGCCTGGGTTTGATGGGCAGTGCCGGCGTGACGTCCGATATTGCCAAGAACCTGGGGATCCAGGACTTTGAACTGGACACCCAGGGCAGTGGCACCAATACAGCGGTGGTGGCCAGCGGCAAGATCACCGAAAAACTCAGCCTGCGGTATGGGGTCGGGGTGTTCGAGCCGGCCAGCACCATTGCCTTGCGTTACCTGCTGAGCAAGCGGGTGTACCTGGAAGTGGCCAGCGGCGTGGCCAGTTCCCTGGATATCTTCTACAAGCGGGATTTCTGA
- a CDS encoding autotransporter assembly complex protein TamA yields MTFPNRVTSGLILLFTSCGALAQSELDVRVKPSNDALKANIEGYIGGVGERDEEALLRFSRGAEEQARKAAQALGFYQPQIASEVKAGKNPRLILSIDPGEPVHLRNVTIRVDGPAAELKSFRVPDSKDLKPGAVLNHGHYEDAKRLIQNQASRFGYFSGRFTQQKLSVDPQAGVADIELVYDSGPRYTLGKVNFAGDTPFDEELLQRMVPFQSGTPYDSELIAELNQALQSSGYFEGVRVDAAPAAAANDVIPVAVQLETRKPRTMGLGLGFSTDVGPRGKANWTRHWVNPQGHSYGWEAELSAPRQNVGLWYDIPLDPPLTDKLRFAGGYQNEELANTDTLSKLLTLGPEWHSKLPSGWTRVISLKWQREEYRLGDDSGLSNLLMPGISYSYLRSDNRIDPHNGYRLQFDTKVAKEGLGSDTNLLYGTAMIKGLTTVWDKHRLLGRAQFGGSATNGYRSVPPSLRFFAGGDQSVRGYEYQTLSPENNEGDRIGGRYMVALSAEYQYSIAEKWRIATFVDQGNSFDSLELPSLKTGVGVGVRWVSPVGPIRLDLAHALEDPGGIRLHFSMGPEL; encoded by the coding sequence ATGACGTTTCCGAATAGAGTTACCAGCGGCTTGATTCTGCTGTTCACAAGCTGCGGTGCCTTGGCGCAAAGCGAACTGGACGTACGGGTCAAACCTTCAAACGATGCGCTGAAAGCCAATATCGAAGGCTATATCGGCGGGGTTGGCGAGCGTGATGAAGAGGCCTTGCTGCGCTTCAGCCGTGGCGCCGAGGAGCAGGCGCGCAAGGCCGCCCAGGCACTGGGCTTTTATCAGCCGCAGATTGCCAGTGAGGTCAAGGCCGGCAAGAACCCGCGCCTGATCCTCAGCATCGACCCCGGGGAGCCCGTGCACCTGCGTAATGTCACGATTCGGGTGGACGGCCCGGCGGCCGAGCTCAAATCCTTTCGTGTGCCCGACAGCAAAGACCTCAAGCCCGGCGCCGTACTCAACCACGGCCATTACGAAGACGCCAAGCGCCTGATCCAGAACCAGGCCTCGCGGTTCGGCTATTTCAGTGGCCGTTTTACCCAACAGAAACTGTCCGTCGACCCACAGGCGGGCGTGGCCGATATCGAGCTGGTCTACGACAGCGGCCCGCGCTACACCCTCGGCAAGGTCAACTTTGCCGGCGATACCCCTTTTGATGAAGAACTGTTGCAACGCATGGTGCCGTTCCAGAGTGGCACTCCTTACGATTCCGAGCTGATTGCCGAGCTGAACCAGGCCCTGCAATCGAGCGGTTATTTCGAGGGCGTGCGGGTGGACGCGGCCCCGGCCGCAGCGGCCAATGATGTGATCCCGGTGGCGGTCCAGCTGGAAACCCGCAAACCCCGGACGATGGGGCTGGGCCTGGGTTTTTCCACCGACGTCGGCCCGCGCGGCAAGGCCAACTGGACGCGCCACTGGGTCAACCCCCAGGGGCACAGCTATGGCTGGGAGGCGGAACTGTCGGCGCCCCGGCAGAACGTCGGCCTGTGGTACGACATCCCTCTCGATCCGCCACTGACCGACAAGCTGCGCTTTGCCGGTGGCTACCAGAACGAAGAACTGGCCAATACCGACACCCTCAGCAAACTGCTCACCCTCGGCCCCGAATGGCACAGCAAATTGCCCAGCGGCTGGACGCGGGTGATCTCGCTCAAATGGCAGCGCGAAGAATATCGTCTGGGGGATGATTCCGGCTTGAGCAATCTGCTGATGCCGGGAATCAGCTATTCCTACCTGCGCAGCGACAACCGCATCGACCCCCATAACGGCTACCGCCTGCAATTCGATACCAAGGTGGCCAAGGAAGGGCTGGGCTCGGACACCAACCTGCTTTACGGCACCGCCATGATCAAGGGCTTGACCACCGTGTGGGACAAGCATCGCTTGCTCGGCCGCGCGCAGTTTGGCGGCAGTGCCACCAACGGCTACAGGTCCGTGCCCCCGTCCCTGCGCTTTTTTGCCGGTGGCGACCAGAGCGTGCGCGGCTACGAGTATCAGACGCTGTCCCCGGAAAACAACGAGGGCGATCGCATCGGTGGCCGCTACATGGTGGCCTTGAGCGCCGAATATCAATATTCCATTGCCGAAAAATGGCGGATCGCGACCTTTGTCGACCAGGGCAACTCCTTTGACAGCCTGGAATTGCCGAGCCTGAAAACCGGGGTCGGCGTGGGCGTGCGCTGGGTGTCGCCGGTTGGCCCGATTCGTCTTGACCTGGCCCATGCCCTGGAAGATCCGGGCGGTATTCGTTTGCATTTTTCCATGGGGCCTGAGCTGTGA